TCCAAGGGCGCACTGGCATCGGCCTCCCCCACAGAGGTGGCACTACAGTGGCGCCGGGAGGTGGCTCGGGTCAGCAGAGCCAGCCTCCGGGAGCGCAGCCGGGCCTGGACAAGCCAGGTCGGTGTGTGGCGGCCAGACAGCGAGGAATCTTCCTCGTCCCCGTGGCTGTCGACGGTGGAGTCAGAGCTGTCCTCCGTGCCGGCCACTGACTGCTTGCACATGGGGCAGGAGCGCCGGACAACCTGGGAGAACCAGGGGTCGATGCACTTGCAGTGGTAGGTATGGGAGCAGGGCAGGACCTTGAGGCGGTCGCCTTCCTCGTACTCATCCAGGCAGATGGCGCAGAGGTCGTTACACCTGGTGAAGGTGCGCACCTGGGCCCTCTGGGTGGCCTGTGCCTTGACTGCCTGCCCGCTGGCCCGCCAGCTCCAGAGCCAACGCCACAGACGCTGCAGGACAAAGACAGCGCTGGTGAGCAGGGCCAGGGCACGGCCCAGCACCCAGGAGACGGCCAGCACTGGGTGGCAGTCCAGGTCCGGGTGGGGCGGGTAGTCGGGCAGCAGGACGACGTGGGCCGCCTTGTCGCAGCGCGTGATGACCCGCAGGTCCTGGGAAGCAGCCTCGCCCACGAACACTGATGGGATGGCGATCTGCTGCCGCAGGTCCTCATACACGTGTGCCATGCGCACCAGGTCGTCGGAACGCACATTGTGCACAATGGCCGCCTCAAAGCCGGCCCGCTGGGCGTGCAGCACCTTGAGGTCGAACGTGCAGTCGTAGCGGCGGATCAGCACGATGGCGCCCAGGGAGCCGTTGCCCGGCCGTGGGCCCTGGATGGGATGGCATGCGTTGGCTGGCTTGGCCTCCATCAGGTAGCCTCGCACGCCCCCGGGGGCCAGGGGCGCCCCAAACAGGGCTGGCATATCTGCAAAGTCCACCATGCTCGAGTTGCCATCCACCACGGCCCGCACCACCGCCTGCGAGGGAGCAAGCAGCCCCAGCAGCATCAGCGAGATCCTGACTGCCCCCAGGGCCACAGCTGGCTGCTGCTGCCCCATGGCTGGCCCGGCCTTCTCCAGCAGCGGCGTGGAGCTAGGTCCCACTGGGGACTGCCAATGGGAGGCCTCTGGGCATCTCCAGGGCCTCCCAGGGGACCCGTGGCCGGGGAGGGAATGGAGGTGAACTTGAAAAGGTGGCTCAGAGGCAGCTGAGCAGAGCAGCGGGGACCCTGGTGGCCCTACAGCCAGGCTCACATTCTGTCCTTGAAGGCTGGTCCCAGGAGGAGATAACCTACCCAGGCGGCCTTCCTGGCAGATGACACTGAGACCAGGAGCCCCCAGGGTTCTAGATGCCCCCAGGCTCTGTGACATCGTCCTGTTACATCCAGTCCCTCCACCCCCTGCCAAGACAGAATTCCTGGGGCTCTGACCTGGGCGCTGGGCAACCTTGGAAAAAACTTCTAGAAGTCTCAGCACATCCCTAGCTCCTGGACCTTGTAAGGGTAAAGTTCAGGGGTGCCACAGAGTGGTTTGCCAGCCCATGCTCCCCACCATGGCATGGATCCAGCCTTCTCACTGACATTCTGCCATCATCATCTCCCCAAGCCTCCTAGAGACCCACTGAAGAAGGGAGTCAATGTTCACCCATTTCGAGATTCCCAGGGGACTTAGACTTGTTCAGGGCACCCTCTGCCCATGAGGTTTTAAAGCCCAAATCCCagacctcctccctccctcactcccccTTGCTCACTCTGCTCCAGACACACAGATCTCCTTGATGTTCTTCCGTGAACACACCCAGCACAATCCTGCGCCAGGGCCTTTGCATAGTCTGTGCCTCAGTCTGAAAGATCCTATCTCCCCGTGGCCGGCTTTTTCTTACCCTTCAGGTCTCAGTTCTTATGTCTTCAGGGTCTAACTGACTTGATGGGAGGGGTGGGAGAAGTGCAATGTCAGGGCTGGGCTAGCAGCAGCGAGTGGCCCTAGTCCCCATCACCTGGGAGACCAGCCGTCCCCAACCGTTTTGACACCAGGGACCTgtttccaggggcttcccaggcggtgcctgtggtaaagaatctgctcaccagtgacatgggttcaatccctgggtagggaagattcccggggtaggacatggcaatccactccagtcttcctgcctgaagaatcccacagacagaggagcctggtgggctacagtccatggggtcacagagtcagacacaactgactacACCACACCCATACACACCCGTTTCATGGAGACAAGTTTTCTGTGCACTGGGGatggggggatggtttcaggatgatttgagtgcattacacttattgtgcacttgatttttattatgattacatcagctccaccttggatcatcaggcattaggtcCCGGAGACCACCTGAACCAGCTTTATTCTCTCAGCTTAGATCTTCCTCTCTATCCGGGTCTCCAACTGTCCCTCATCCAGAGTGCTGGCCATCAGCCTCATGTCCCCTCCCAACTCTTTATCCCAGATCTCCCACCGTGACTCTGGCTGGGCAATCTACTCAAGCCCTGAATCATTGCTCTGTCATTAACAAGCTTATGTGAGACCAGGTAAGTCACTGAAGCTCTCTGGGCTCTAGCCTCCAGATCTTTCAGATGGGTGTAATGATGAGCAACGTGCCTCGTAGGGTCCGTGgtgagaaaattaaatgagatgatgcctGATTGACGTTCACcacgtgtgtgttagttgcttagtcgtgtccagtcgtgaccccatggactgcaccccgccaggctcctctgtccatgggatttcccaggcaagaataatggagtgggttgccattcccttctccaggggatcttcctgacccagggatcaaacccaggtctcctgtgttgcaggtagattctttaccatttgagccaccagggaagcccctagggtcTGAATTTTTCATTCTCCCATAACAGACTTGCCTCCAGTTCACAACACTTTCAGTACATCACCACATGGCAGTCAAGCATATTTCTAAAGTTTAATCCTCTGGTCTCTCCCATGCTCTAAACTCTCCGATGACTCCCCACTACCCTCTTGAAATCCAAGTTCCTTTCTGTGTCTGACACAGCTCTCCATGGTCAAGCCCCTGCCGGTCTCCAAAAcctcaataattttatttttaaaaattttactgtttttggctgcactgggtcttcattgctttgcacgggctttctctagttgtggtgagcaagggCTACTGTTTGCTGTGCTGGACacacttctcattgcagtggcttctcttgttgcagagcatgggctcaatgTGGGTGGTCTccactgtggcacatgggctctggagcacaggttcaatagttgtggcacacgggcttagctgctctgaggcacgtgggatcttcctaaaccaggaattgaacccgtgtcccctgcattggcagacatatTCTTATCcaactgcaccaccagggaagcccctcaaatgCTCTTCAATGCTGTGAATGCATCATGATTTACTAACCTCTAGAACTTTGCAAATGCTGTTTGTTCCCTCTGCCGGGAACAGAATTCTCTCTCCTCAGCCACACTTCACCAGGCTGGCTACTTAATTCCTTACATTGTCTCTGTTGGTTAATACTTCCCAGAGCAGCCCTCAGCCAATGATagagaagagacacagaagtCAAACAGACCAAAGACCATGTGACAACAGAGGGAGAGATTTCAGTGATGTGACTACTAGCCAAGGAATGTTGAGGGTAGCCAGCAACCACCAGATGctaggagggaggtgggaaacagattctccctctgagccagcaggaaggAACGGACCCTActgataccttgattttggatttccagcctccacaACTGTGAGGGAGCCCCTGGTCATGGCAGGTGTAGAAATGAAAGCACAGTTGGAATCCTTGTCCCTAGGGCCCACGTCTGGGTGAGGTCAACCAGACACAAGGTGTCAGCACATTGAGACGGAAGGGCGAGGAAGGATGAAGTTGGAGTTGAGGGGGTGGAGAACAACATGCTGGGAATGCAAAGGGCATGTGCAAAGGGCCTGCGGTGAGAGTGAGTGAGGGAGTGAGTGAGAGTTGAATGGTTGGATATGGCAAGCCGTCAGAGTGGCTAAGAAGAGGGTCTTATTAAAGGAtgggagagagatgggaaagAGCAGGACCCAACCCAAACCTTGAATGTCGCTGACTTTAAAATTTACACAGAGACTGATGAGGAGCCTTAGAAAAAATCAGAATAGAGGCAGGACATGGTCAGATCATATTTCTTATTTCTGCTCTCTGTATTTCTGCACTGTTTGAATCTTCTTACGACGGGAGTGAATTCACGTATGActcctgaaagaaagaaagatttgtGTTTCTGAAAGAACCCTCTGGTTGTTGGATgcagggtgggtgggagagacAAGGAGAGGTGGAGAAGCCACGGAGGCAGCGGGAGAACCAGGGGAGGGACTGGCGAATGGGACAGAGAGAGGATAACAGGGGGTTATACCCCTGAATGAGTGAGTGGGCAGGAAGGTCAAAGGGGAGGTGTCCGTGAATGGAGCCAGTCATGGGGGTGAGGGGCATCACTCTCCAACAATGCCTTCCCCTGGGGCTTACTTGGAGCAAGTTTTGTTTGGTGCTACTGTCTTTAATCTCTTTCTGGCAATGGCTAATTTTCCTAAGATACAGGTCCTTGGTTCCATgggcacttttttcttttttactttctgaccacgccatgtggcatgtgggaccccagctctccaaccaggaattgaacttgagtACCTCTGCATCACAAGCGCAGAGTCTTAATGACTGAattaccagggaagttccttcccttccccattgACATTTTGAGgcatcattttgttttctgtatctttacTTCTTGTGGGTCCCTTCCCTTTGAGGCAAGTGATACAGGTTTTTTGTTTATGACTCGACAATCTTCTTAAGGAAAGATAAAATGTCGATCTTTAAGGAGTATTTGGTAAACAAAGGAACAGGCGCATGATAGGGAAAAGGTCAAGCCAGAGATCTCCAAAGATGGGCAGTTAATAAACAGAGTTTGttagggctgccgtaacaaagtACAGTAAGTCCCTTACATACGAACCTTCGAGCTGCTACATTTCAAAGACGCAAACGGGTGTTTGCAGGTCCAATCACATAGTTTAGCTCACCTGTCTGGTGTACACTGTCATGTGAGAGCATCCTCTATAAGTCGTTGCACTTTCGTGTACTTTACAGTAGAGAGTAGAGAGTACAGCATCTTTATTTCAtgcccaggatgtctggaagcttccctggtggctcagttggttaagaatctgcccacaatatgggagacccaggttggatccctgggtggggaagatgatctcgagaaggaaatggcaacccactccagtattcttgcctggagaattccctggatagAGGagttggtgggctgtagtccatgggatcacagagagtcagacacgactgagtaactaacactttgactttctggatgtctggaagcaagtgtaaaagcagtAGTGATGTAGCTGGTACCGCTAAGAAGTGCCAAGTGATAACgatggaaacaaaagtgaaaataattgaggGAGTGGAGCAACAAGAGGAAGCAGCAGCTGAAGAACCGAAGGGATTCGCGGCGCAGGAGATGGTAAGGGGTTTTCTTTATTTCAggaggctctgttcatttttggAAGCACAGGACCAAATGCAGAACAGTACACAGAAGCTGCAACAGCCATTCAGGTTGCAATCCAGCAGCTGCCGTGTCATCtatgatgaagaaagaaaaaaaaaaaaagagctactacCAAGACATCGCTGGATTGTTTTTTTCAGGAGGGTAGATAGAGTTGAATCCACAAGGAACCAGAAGCTGTGCCATCAACGTCAGGCGTGAGTGACGCTGCAACCTGCCCCTCCATCTCCTATCGCTGACAATCCTTCcgctctcccatctcccaccttctctagctcctccagtcagtaactcttcttgcctcttcACTCGATGCCTGCCCCTGCGTGCCACCCATTGATTGTACTGTGCTACTGTactttcaaggtactgtactgtaagattaaaagtgttttctttatttttggtgtttgttcgtttatgtattatttgtgtaaacCGTATTACAATACGACATAGCTG
The DNA window shown above is from Bos indicus x Bos taurus breed Angus x Brahman F1 hybrid chromosome 7, Bos_hybrid_MaternalHap_v2.0, whole genome shotgun sequence and carries:
- the ZNRF4 gene encoding E3 ubiquitin-protein ligase ZNRF4, which produces MSQSLGASRTLGAPGLSVICQEGRLGRLSPPGTSLQGQNVSLAVGPPGSPLLCSAASEPPFQVHLHSLPGHGSPGRPWRCPEASHWQSPVGPSSTPLLEKAGPAMGQQQPAVALGAVRISLMLLGLLAPSQAVVRAVVDGNSSMVDFADMPALFGAPLAPGGVRGYLMEAKPANACHPIQGPRPGNGSLGAIVLIRRYDCTFDLKVLHAQRAGFEAAIVHNVRSDDLVRMAHVYEDLRQQIAIPSVFVGEAASQDLRVITRCDKAAHVVLLPDYPPHPDLDCHPVLAVSWVLGRALALLTSAVFVLQRLWRWLWSWRASGQAVKAQATQRAQVRTFTRCNDLCAICLDEYEEGDRLKVLPCSHTYHCKCIDPWFSQVVRRSCPMCKQSVAGTEDSSDSTVDSHGDEEDSSLSGRHTPTWLVQARLRSRRLALLTRATSRRHCSATSVGEADASAPLEGPPEHH